A stretch of Acidovorax sp. RAC01 DNA encodes these proteins:
- the scpA gene encoding methylmalonyl-CoA mutase, which translates to MSDTPANNAPEFAPSTLEAWAKAAAKSAPGGDVNALNWVTPDGITVKPLYTAEDTASLPYANTLPGFEPYLRGPQATMYAVRPWTIRQYAGFSTAEESNAFYRKALAAGGQGVSVAFDLATHRGYDSDHPRVTGDVGKAGVAIDSVEDMKILFDQIPLDKVSVSMTMNGAVLPVLAGYVVAAEEQGVSQDKLSGTIQNDILKEFMVRNTYIYPPKPSMKIIGDIIEYTAKNMPKFNSISISGYHMQEAGANQALELAFTLADGKEYVKTAIAKGMDVDEFAGRLSFFWAIGMNFYLEVAKMRAARLLWCRIMKATGAKNPKSLMLRTHCQTSGWSLTEQDPYNNVVRTTIEAMAAVFGGTQSLHTNSFDEAIALPTEFSSRIARNTQLIIQEETHITNVIDPWAGSYMMEKLTQDMADAAWKIIEEVEAMGGMTAAVDSGWAKLKIEAAAAEKQARIDSGKDVIVGVNKYRLAKEDPVDILQIDNVKVRDGQIERLAKIRAHRDAAKVQQALDALTSAAESGEGNLLELSINAVRLRATVGEVSDALEKVFGRHRADTQKVTGVYAAAYDSAEGWDKLKTEINAFAEEQGRRPRVMIAKLGQDGHDRGAKVVATAFADLGFDVDMGPLFQTPEECARQAIENDVHAVGVSTLAAGHKTLVPAIIQSLKDQGADDIIVFVGGVIPAQDYDFLYESGVKGVYGPGTPIPASAKDVLEQIRKAVA; encoded by the coding sequence ATGAGTGACACCCCCGCCAACAACGCCCCCGAGTTCGCTCCTTCTACGCTGGAAGCATGGGCCAAGGCTGCTGCCAAGTCCGCCCCCGGTGGCGATGTGAACGCGCTGAACTGGGTCACGCCCGACGGCATCACTGTCAAGCCGCTGTACACAGCCGAGGACACCGCCAGCCTGCCGTATGCCAACACGCTGCCCGGCTTTGAGCCCTACCTGCGCGGCCCCCAGGCCACCATGTATGCCGTGCGGCCCTGGACGATCCGCCAGTACGCAGGCTTTTCGACCGCCGAGGAATCCAACGCCTTCTACCGCAAGGCCCTTGCTGCGGGCGGGCAGGGTGTGTCGGTCGCGTTTGACCTGGCCACCCACCGTGGTTATGACAGCGATCATCCCCGCGTGACGGGCGACGTGGGCAAAGCGGGCGTGGCGATCGATTCAGTCGAGGACATGAAGATCCTGTTCGACCAGATCCCGCTGGACAAGGTGTCCGTGTCGATGACCATGAACGGCGCGGTGTTGCCCGTGCTGGCGGGCTATGTGGTGGCGGCAGAAGAGCAGGGCGTGAGCCAGGACAAGCTCTCCGGAACCATTCAGAACGACATTCTGAAAGAGTTCATGGTGCGCAACACCTACATCTACCCGCCCAAGCCGTCGATGAAGATCATTGGCGACATCATCGAGTACACGGCCAAGAACATGCCGAAGTTCAACTCGATCTCGATCAGCGGCTACCACATGCAGGAAGCCGGGGCCAACCAGGCACTCGAACTCGCCTTCACCCTGGCCGACGGCAAGGAATATGTGAAGACCGCCATCGCCAAGGGCATGGATGTGGACGAGTTCGCCGGGCGCCTGTCGTTCTTCTGGGCGATTGGCATGAACTTCTACCTTGAAGTCGCCAAGATGCGTGCGGCCCGCCTGCTGTGGTGCCGCATCATGAAAGCCACCGGCGCCAAGAACCCCAAGAGCCTGATGCTGCGCACCCACTGCCAGACCAGCGGCTGGAGCCTGACCGAGCAGGACCCCTACAACAACGTGGTGCGCACCACCATCGAGGCCATGGCGGCCGTGTTTGGCGGCACGCAGAGCCTGCACACCAACAGCTTTGACGAAGCCATTGCGCTGCCCACCGAATTCAGTTCGCGCATTGCACGCAACACGCAGCTGATCATCCAGGAAGAGACCCACATCACCAATGTGATCGACCCCTGGGCCGGCAGCTACATGATGGAAAAGCTGACCCAGGACATGGCCGACGCCGCCTGGAAGATCATCGAAGAAGTCGAAGCCATGGGCGGCATGACCGCCGCAGTGGACAGCGGCTGGGCCAAGCTCAAGATCGAAGCCGCCGCCGCCGAAAAGCAGGCCCGCATCGACAGCGGCAAGGACGTGATCGTCGGCGTCAACAAGTACCGCCTGGCCAAGGAAGACCCGGTCGACATCCTGCAGATCGACAACGTGAAGGTACGCGACGGGCAGATTGAACGCCTGGCAAAAATCAGGGCCCATCGCGATGCAGCCAAGGTACAGCAAGCGCTGGATGCTCTCACATCTGCAGCAGAAAGCGGCGAAGGCAACCTGCTGGAGCTGTCCATCAACGCCGTGCGCCTGCGCGCCACGGTGGGCGAGGTTTCCGACGCGCTGGAGAAGGTGTTCGGGCGCCACCGCGCCGATACGCAAAAGGTGACCGGTGTGTACGCAGCAGCCTATGACTCGGCCGAAGGCTGGGACAAACTCAAGACCGAAATCAACGCCTTTGCCGAAGAACAAGGCCGCCGCCCCCGCGTAATGATCGCCAAACTGGGCCAGGACGGCCACGACCGGGGCGCCAAGGTGGTGGCCACCGCGTTTGCAGACCTGGGCTTTGACGTGGACATGGGCCCGCTGTTCCAGACCCCCGAGGAATGCGCCCGCCAGGCCATCGAAAACGACGTGCACGCCGTGGGCGTGAGCACGCTGGCCGCAGGCCACAAGACGCTGGTGCCCGCCATCATCCAGTCGCTCAAGGACCAGGGTGCGGACGACATCATCGTGTTTGTGGGTGGGGTGATCCCCGCGCAGGACTACGACTTCTTGTACGAGTCGGGCGTGAAGGGCGTGTACGGCCCCGGCACACCCATTCCCGCCAGTGCCAAGGATGTGCTGGAGCAGATTCGCAAGGCGGTGGCGTGA
- the meaB gene encoding methylmalonyl Co-A mutase-associated GTPase MeaB, with protein sequence MNPGALLEGMLHGNAAVQRRAMSKAITLLESTRADHRVQADELLTALLPHSGKSFRLGISGVPGVGKSTFIEALGLYLIAQGHRVAVLTIDPSSTVSGGSILGDKTRMEHLSVHEKAYIRPSPSSGTLGGVAEKTREAMLVCEAAGYDVVIVETVGVGQSEIAVAGMTDMFVLMQLPNAGDDLQAIKKGVMEIADLVVINKADIDKNAATRAEAQITSSLRLLSQHGNPENAHHDETLWHPKVVQISALLGQGVDAFWAAVTQFRQLQTANGRIGTRREKQALSWMWERIDAGLKLAFRQHPQVKELLPQMQADVAAGRIAASTAARNLLLAQSAQAPAAIK encoded by the coding sequence GTGAACCCAGGCGCGTTGCTGGAGGGCATGCTGCATGGCAATGCTGCCGTGCAGCGCCGCGCCATGTCCAAGGCGATCACTTTGCTCGAGTCGACACGGGCAGACCACCGGGTGCAAGCCGATGAGCTGCTCACCGCGCTCCTGCCGCACAGCGGCAAATCCTTCCGCCTCGGCATCAGCGGCGTGCCTGGAGTGGGCAAGTCCACCTTCATTGAGGCGTTGGGCCTTTACCTCATTGCCCAGGGCCACCGCGTGGCCGTGCTCACCATCGACCCCTCCAGCACCGTCTCGGGCGGCTCCATCCTGGGCGACAAGACACGCATGGAACACCTCTCGGTGCACGAAAAAGCCTACATCCGCCCCAGCCCCTCCAGTGGCACGCTGGGCGGTGTGGCAGAGAAAACGCGCGAGGCCATGCTGGTCTGCGAGGCAGCAGGCTACGACGTGGTCATCGTCGAGACCGTGGGCGTGGGCCAGAGCGAGATCGCGGTGGCGGGCATGACGGACATGTTCGTGCTGATGCAGTTGCCCAACGCGGGCGACGACCTGCAGGCCATCAAGAAGGGTGTGATGGAGATTGCCGACCTGGTGGTCATCAATAAGGCCGACATCGACAAGAACGCCGCCACGCGGGCCGAGGCGCAGATCACGTCGAGCCTGCGCCTCTTGAGCCAGCACGGCAACCCGGAAAACGCGCACCACGACGAAACGCTGTGGCACCCGAAAGTGGTGCAGATCAGCGCGCTACTCGGGCAGGGCGTCGATGCCTTCTGGGCGGCGGTCACGCAGTTTCGCCAGTTGCAGACGGCGAATGGCCGCATCGGCACGCGGCGCGAAAAGCAGGCGCTTTCATGGATGTGGGAGCGCATTGACGCGGGCCTGAAGCTCGCGTTTCGCCAGCACCCGCAGGTCAAAGAGCTGCTGCCGCAGATGCAGGCCGACGTGGCCGCAGGGCGCATTGCGGCATCGACTGCAGCACGAAATCTGCTTCTAGCGCAGTCTGCACAAGCGCCAGCAGCTATCAAATAA
- a CDS encoding acyl-CoA carboxylase subunit beta codes for MQDILEQLEKKRALARLGGGQKRIDAQHAKGKLTARERIELLLDDGTFEEWDMFVEHRCTDFGMEDNKIPGDGVVTGYGMINGRLVFVFSQDFTVFGGALSETHAEKICKVMDQAMKVGAPVIGLNDSGGARIQEGVASLGGYADVFQKNVLASGVIPQISMIMGPSAGGAVYSPAMTDFIFMVKDSSYMFVTGPEVVKTVTHEEVTAEELGGAVTHTTKSGVADMAFENDVEALMMLRRLYNYLPLNNREKAPVRKSNDPADRMDRSLDTLVPENPNKPYDMKELILKTVDDGDFFELQPEYAKNILIGFARMEGQTVGIVANQPLVLAGCLDIKSSIKAARFVRFCDAFNIPVVTFVDVPGFMPGTSQEYGGIIKHGAKLLYAYAECTVPKITVITRKAYGGAYDVMSSKHLRGDVNLAWPNAEIAVMGAKGAVEIIFREDKNDPVKLAAREAEYKQRFANPFVAGARGFIDDVILPHETRKRICRSLVMLRDKKLENPWRKHGNIPL; via the coding sequence ATGCAAGACATCCTGGAGCAACTGGAGAAAAAGCGTGCGCTGGCACGCCTGGGCGGCGGGCAAAAGCGCATTGATGCGCAGCACGCCAAGGGCAAGCTCACCGCGCGCGAGCGCATCGAGCTGCTGCTGGACGACGGCACGTTCGAAGAATGGGACATGTTTGTCGAGCACCGCTGCACCGACTTTGGCATGGAGGACAACAAGATCCCCGGTGATGGCGTGGTGACCGGCTACGGCATGATCAACGGCCGTCTGGTCTTTGTCTTCAGCCAGGACTTCACCGTGTTCGGCGGTGCCTTGAGCGAAACGCACGCCGAGAAGATCTGCAAGGTGATGGACCAGGCCATGAAGGTCGGCGCTCCGGTCATTGGACTCAACGATTCGGGCGGCGCACGCATCCAGGAAGGTGTCGCGTCCCTCGGCGGCTATGCCGACGTGTTCCAGAAGAACGTGCTGGCCAGCGGCGTGATTCCGCAGATCAGCATGATCATGGGCCCCAGCGCGGGCGGCGCCGTGTACTCGCCTGCCATGACGGACTTCATCTTCATGGTCAAGGATTCGAGCTACATGTTCGTGACCGGCCCCGAAGTGGTGAAGACCGTGACGCACGAAGAAGTCACCGCCGAAGAACTGGGCGGCGCCGTGACCCACACCACCAAGAGCGGTGTGGCCGACATGGCGTTTGAGAACGACGTGGAGGCGCTGATGATGCTGCGCCGCCTGTACAACTACCTGCCGCTCAACAACCGCGAAAAGGCTCCCGTCCGCAAGAGCAACGACCCGGCCGACCGCATGGATCGGAGCCTGGACACCCTGGTGCCCGAGAACCCCAACAAGCCGTACGACATGAAGGAGCTGATCCTCAAGACGGTGGACGACGGGGATTTCTTTGAGCTGCAGCCCGAGTACGCCAAGAACATCCTCATCGGCTTTGCCCGCATGGAAGGCCAGACCGTGGGCATCGTGGCCAACCAGCCGCTGGTACTGGCCGGTTGCCTGGACATCAAGTCGAGCATCAAGGCCGCGCGCTTCGTGCGCTTTTGCGATGCGTTCAACATCCCGGTCGTCACGTTTGTGGATGTGCCCGGCTTCATGCCCGGCACCAGCCAGGAGTACGGCGGCATCATCAAGCACGGCGCCAAGCTGCTGTACGCGTATGCCGAGTGCACCGTGCCCAAGATCACCGTCATCACCCGCAAGGCCTACGGCGGTGCGTATGACGTGATGAGCTCCAAGCACCTGCGCGGCGACGTGAACCTGGCCTGGCCCAACGCCGAGATTGCGGTGATGGGCGCCAAGGGCGCGGTGGAAATCATCTTCCGTGAAGACAAGAACGACCCGGTGAAGCTGGCCGCGCGCGAGGCCGAATACAAGCAGCGTTTTGCCAATCCGTTTGTGGCCGGTGCACGCGGCTTTATCGACGACGTGATCCTGCCGCACGAAACGCGCAAGCGCATCTGCCGGTCGCTGGTGATGCTGCGGGACAAGAAGCTGGAAAACCCCTGGCGCAAACACGGAAACATTCCGCTGTAA
- a CDS encoding HNH endonuclease, with product MIDRSMRARFHRCLPDVARWGARNADKHTALAALSASLDHIVPHSRGGTNDEPNFVTACNACQFGRGQWTLEEVGFFDPREYPPVLDEWDGLMRLSRLAAASNDLQ from the coding sequence GTGATTGACCGCAGCATGCGGGCCAGATTTCATCGCTGCTTGCCAGACGTAGCCCGGTGGGGAGCGCGTAATGCTGACAAGCACACCGCGCTGGCGGCGCTCAGTGCTTCCCTCGATCACATCGTCCCTCACAGCCGGGGCGGAACCAATGACGAGCCCAACTTTGTAACGGCATGCAATGCCTGCCAGTTCGGCAGAGGGCAATGGACGCTGGAAGAAGTCGGTTTTTTTGACCCTCGGGAATATCCACCGGTTCTTGATGAATGGGACGGTCTGATGCGACTCAGTCGCCTGGCCGCCGCCTCCAACGATCTTCAGTGA
- the accC gene encoding acetyl-CoA carboxylase biotin carboxylase subunit, which yields MFTKILIANRGEIACRVIATAKKMGIATVAVYSDADKEARHVKLADEAVNIGPAPSRESYLQSEKIIAACKQTGAQAVHPGYGFLSENEAFAKRCEDEGIAFIGPKAHSIAAMGDKIASKKLANEAKVNTIPGYNDAISGPEQAVEIAKSIGYPVMIKASAGGGGKGLRVAFNDKEAFEGFASCQNEARNSFGDDRIFIEKFVQEPRHIEIQVLGDSHGNVIYLNERECSIQRRHQKVIEEAPSPFISDATRKAMGEQAVQLAKAVKYQSAGTVEFVVGKDQDFYFLEMNTRLQVEHPVTECITGLDLVELMIRVAAGEKLPLTQADVKRDGWAIECRINAEDPFRNFLPSTGRLVRFQPPEETMFQSDTGKKLGVRVDTGVYEGGEIPMYYDSMIAKLIVHGTDRNDAIAKMRAALNGFVIRGISSNIPFQAALLAHPKFVTGDFNTGFIAENYGKGFHAEDVPHSDPLFLVALAAFMHRRYRARASGISGQLAGHEVKVGEQFVVVTLGAEGQNQHHEVTVSDFEDKSGSSAVLVGNSSYQISSNATLGQIRVQGAFNGQGFTAQVERGVGKNPLALRIAHNGTQVDALVLSPLGAKLHKLMPFKAPPDLSKFLLSPMPGLLVDVAVQPGQKVQAGEKLAVIEAMKMENILFAAQDGVVGKITAGKGDSLAVDQIILEFQ from the coding sequence ATGTTCACCAAAATCCTGATCGCCAACCGTGGCGAAATCGCCTGCCGAGTGATTGCAACGGCCAAGAAAATGGGCATCGCCACCGTCGCCGTCTATTCCGACGCCGACAAGGAAGCCCGACACGTCAAGCTGGCTGACGAGGCTGTCAACATTGGCCCCGCGCCCAGCCGCGAAAGCTATCTGCAATCCGAGAAAATCATTGCCGCCTGCAAGCAAACCGGTGCGCAGGCGGTGCACCCCGGCTATGGCTTCCTCTCTGAAAACGAAGCCTTTGCCAAACGCTGCGAGGATGAAGGCATTGCGTTCATCGGCCCCAAGGCGCATTCGATTGCGGCCATGGGCGACAAGATCGCGTCCAAGAAGCTGGCCAACGAGGCCAAGGTCAACACCATCCCCGGCTACAACGACGCGATCAGCGGCCCCGAGCAGGCGGTGGAGATTGCCAAGAGCATTGGCTACCCCGTGATGATCAAGGCCTCGGCCGGGGGCGGCGGCAAGGGTCTGCGCGTGGCGTTCAACGACAAGGAAGCGTTTGAAGGCTTCGCTAGCTGCCAGAACGAAGCTCGCAACAGCTTTGGCGACGACCGCATCTTCATCGAGAAGTTCGTGCAGGAGCCGCGCCACATCGAGATCCAGGTGCTGGGCGACAGCCACGGCAATGTGATTTACCTGAACGAGCGCGAGTGCTCCATCCAGCGCCGCCACCAGAAGGTGATTGAAGAGGCGCCATCGCCCTTCATCAGCGACGCCACCCGCAAGGCCATGGGCGAGCAGGCGGTGCAACTGGCCAAGGCCGTCAAGTACCAGTCGGCAGGCACGGTGGAGTTTGTGGTCGGCAAAGACCAAGACTTCTACTTCCTGGAGATGAACACCCGCCTGCAGGTGGAGCACCCGGTGACGGAGTGCATCACCGGCCTGGACCTGGTGGAGCTGATGATCCGCGTGGCGGCGGGCGAGAAGCTGCCCCTCACGCAAGCCGACGTGAAGCGCGACGGCTGGGCCATTGAGTGCCGCATCAACGCCGAGGACCCTTTCCGCAACTTCCTGCCGTCCACCGGCCGCCTGGTGCGCTTTCAGCCGCCGGAGGAAACCATGTTCCAGTCGGACACCGGCAAGAAGCTAGGCGTGCGGGTGGACACGGGCGTGTACGAGGGCGGCGAGATCCCCATGTACTACGACTCGATGATCGCCAAGCTCATCGTGCACGGCACGGACCGCAACGATGCGATTGCCAAGATGCGTGCGGCGCTCAACGGGTTTGTGATTCGCGGCATCAGCAGCAACATCCCGTTCCAGGCCGCGCTGCTCGCGCACCCCAAGTTCGTGACGGGCGACTTCAACACCGGCTTCATCGCCGAAAACTACGGCAAGGGCTTCCATGCCGAAGACGTGCCGCACAGCGACCCGCTGTTCCTGGTGGCGTTGGCTGCCTTCATGCACCGCCGCTACCGTGCGCGTGCCTCGGGCATCAGCGGCCAGCTGGCCGGGCATGAGGTGAAGGTGGGTGAGCAGTTTGTGGTGGTGACGCTGGGCGCTGAAGGGCAGAACCAGCACCATGAAGTCACGGTGTCTGACTTTGAAGACAAATCGGGCTCCAGCGCAGTATTGGTGGGCAATAGCAGCTATCAGATAAGTAGCAACGCCACGCTGGGCCAGATCCGCGTGCAGGGTGCCTTCAACGGCCAGGGCTTCACCGCCCAGGTGGAGCGCGGCGTGGGCAAGAACCCGCTGGCGCTGCGCATTGCGCACAACGGCACGCAGGTCGATGCACTGGTGCTGTCACCGCTGGGCGCCAAGCTGCACAAGTTGATGCCCTTCAAGGCACCGCCAGACTTGTCCAAGTTCCTGCTCTCGCCCATGCCGGGCCTGCTGGTCGATGTGGCGGTGCAGCCCGGCCAGAAGGTGCAGGCGGGTGAAAAGCTGGCCGTGATCGAGGCGATGAAGATGGAGAACATCCTCTTTGCCGCGCAAGACGGCGTGGTGGGCAAGATCACCGCGGGCAAGGGCGATTCGCTGGCGGTGGACCAGATCATTCTGGAATTCCAGTGA
- a CDS encoding VOC family protein gives MTHTQRPFKVLGIQQVAIGGTDKQRMKTLWVDMLGLTQTGTFQSERENVDEDILAMGQGAHKVEVDLMQPLDIDKKPAVHTTPLNHIGLWIDDLPKAVEWLTAQGVRFAPGGIRKGAAGYDITFLHPKSNDEFPIAGEGVLIELVQAPSEVIAALG, from the coding sequence ATGACCCACACGCAACGCCCTTTCAAAGTCCTGGGCATCCAGCAAGTCGCCATCGGCGGCACCGACAAGCAGCGCATGAAAACGCTGTGGGTGGATATGCTGGGCCTCACGCAGACCGGCACCTTCCAGAGCGAACGTGAAAACGTGGACGAGGACATCCTGGCCATGGGGCAGGGCGCCCACAAGGTGGAGGTGGACCTCATGCAGCCGCTGGACATCGACAAAAAACCGGCCGTACACACCACGCCGCTTAACCACATCGGTCTGTGGATCGACGATTTGCCCAAGGCGGTGGAATGGCTCACGGCCCAGGGCGTAAGGTTTGCGCCCGGTGGCATCCGCAAGGGCGCGGCGGGGTACGACATCACCTTTTTGCACCCCAAGAGCAATGACGAGTTTCCGATTGCAGGCGAGGGCGTGCTGATCGAGCTGGTGCAGGCCCCGTCCGAGGTGATTGCCGCCCTGGGCTGA
- the bioB gene encoding biotin synthase BioB: MIAMSSTPRAVPAAQPVLPAPFVQNVQVHLRQATASPQGPWSVDAIQALLDKPLMDLLFEAQTVHRQHWPAGDIELATLLSVKTGGCPENCGYCPQAAEFDTGVKADKLMEVDEVVRAAQAAKDAGATRFCMGAAWRAPKDRDIEKVSALIGAVKGLGLQTCATLGMLESHQAQALKNAGLDYYNHNLDTAPEYYTDVVSTRQYQDRLDTLQHVRAAGISVCCGGIVGMGEAPVHRAGLLAQLANLQPYPESVPINSLVRVPGTPLADSEPIDPFDFVRMIAVARITMPKARVRLSAGRQQLGDAVQALCFMAGANSIFYGDKLLVTGNPDVEADVQLLAKLGLRGHRTAVESADAATSAVCA; encoded by the coding sequence TTGATCGCCATGTCCTCCACGCCACGTGCCGTACCCGCGGCCCAGCCTGTGCTGCCAGCACCTTTCGTGCAAAACGTGCAAGTGCACCTACGCCAAGCCACTGCCAGCCCACAAGGCCCGTGGAGCGTGGACGCCATCCAGGCGCTGCTGGACAAACCGCTGATGGATTTGCTGTTCGAAGCCCAGACCGTGCACCGCCAGCACTGGCCGGCCGGCGACATCGAGCTTGCAACCCTGCTTTCCGTCAAGACCGGCGGCTGCCCTGAAAACTGCGGCTATTGCCCGCAGGCGGCCGAGTTCGACACGGGCGTGAAGGCCGACAAGCTGATGGAAGTCGATGAGGTGGTGCGCGCCGCACAGGCCGCCAAGGATGCGGGCGCCACCCGCTTTTGCATGGGTGCAGCCTGGCGTGCGCCCAAGGACCGCGACATTGAAAAAGTCAGCGCGCTGATTGGCGCGGTGAAGGGCCTGGGCCTGCAGACCTGCGCCACGCTGGGCATGCTCGAATCGCACCAGGCGCAGGCCCTGAAGAACGCGGGGCTGGACTACTACAACCACAACCTGGACACGGCCCCCGAGTACTACACCGACGTGGTGAGTACCCGGCAGTACCAGGACCGGCTGGACACCCTGCAACATGTGCGCGCGGCGGGCATCAGTGTGTGCTGCGGCGGCATCGTGGGCATGGGCGAGGCGCCGGTGCACCGCGCAGGCCTCCTTGCGCAACTGGCCAACCTGCAGCCCTACCCGGAATCCGTGCCCATCAACAGCCTGGTGCGCGTGCCCGGCACACCGCTGGCCGACAGCGAACCCATCGATCCGTTCGACTTTGTGCGCATGATTGCGGTGGCCCGTATCACCATGCCCAAGGCGCGCGTGCGGCTGTCGGCCGGGCGCCAGCAGCTGGGTGATGCGGTGCAGGCACTGTGCTTCATGGCCGGGGCCAATTCGATTTTTTACGGCGACAAGCTGCTGGTGACAGGCAACCCCGATGTGGAGGCGGACGTGCAGCTGCTGGCCAAACTGGGGCTGCGTGGCCACCGCACGGCGGTGGAATCGGCCGATGCAGCCACGTCAGCCGTCTGCGCGTAG
- a CDS encoding carboxymuconolactone decarboxylase family protein, whose product MSTFDHATLIHGINESLSTFRKAQPDAMRGFAQLAQASMAEGALGSKTKELIALAIGVTQRCSGCIGFHVKALQKLGATRAEVEEMLAVCVYMGGGPALMYTAEALKAWDDMAAAAA is encoded by the coding sequence ATGAGCACATTCGACCACGCCACCCTGATCCACGGCATCAACGAAAGCCTGTCCACCTTCCGCAAGGCGCAGCCCGACGCCATGCGCGGATTTGCACAGCTGGCGCAGGCCTCCATGGCCGAAGGCGCGCTTGGCAGCAAGACCAAGGAACTGATTGCGCTGGCCATTGGCGTCACACAGCGCTGCTCGGGCTGCATCGGCTTTCACGTGAAGGCGCTGCAAAAGCTGGGCGCCACCCGCGCCGAAGTCGAGGAAATGCTGGCCGTGTGCGTGTACATGGGCGGCGGGCCTGCGCTGATGTACACCGCCGAGGCGCTCAAGGCCTGGGATGACATGGCGGCCGCTGCCGCCTGA
- a CDS encoding YgaP family membrane protein, producing the protein MKTNIGTPDRLLRIVAGLVLIALAATGTVGWWGWLGVVPLATGLFRFCPAYTLLGINTCPLEKPASK; encoded by the coding sequence ATGAAAACCAATATCGGAACCCCGGACCGCCTGCTGCGCATCGTTGCAGGCCTTGTGCTGATTGCGCTGGCTGCCACCGGCACCGTGGGCTGGTGGGGCTGGCTGGGCGTGGTCCCGCTGGCCACGGGCCTGTTCCGTTTTTGCCCTGCCTACACGCTGCTGGGCATCAACACCTGCCCGCTAGAAAAGCCTGCCAGCAAATAG
- a CDS encoding rhodanese-like domain-containing protein → MKTAHDLVAAAKARITEVAIDQAPAAIRAADVLIDVREADEYQAGHIPGAIHASRGMLEFRVSSTPALSPRDLKLVLYCKTSGRAALAAAALQDMGYLDVQSIAGGFDAWVAAGQPVALPAMPAFE, encoded by the coding sequence ATGAAAACCGCCCACGACCTCGTCGCCGCCGCCAAGGCCCGTATCACCGAAGTTGCCATCGACCAGGCCCCTGCCGCCATTCGTGCGGCCGATGTGCTCATCGACGTGCGTGAAGCGGACGAGTACCAGGCCGGCCACATCCCCGGCGCCATCCATGCGTCGCGCGGAATGCTGGAATTTCGCGTCAGCAGCACCCCGGCGCTTTCGCCGCGCGACCTGAAGCTGGTGCTGTACTGCAAGACCAGCGGGCGTGCTGCGCTGGCTGCCGCGGCGTTGCAGGACATGGGCTACCTGGACGTGCAGTCCATCGCAGGTGGCTTTGACGCCTGGGTGGCGGCAGGCCAGCCCGTAGCACTACCTGCCATGCCCGCTTTTGAGTGA
- a CDS encoding MBL fold metallo-hydrolase codes for MTKPQIEAFFDEATWTVSYVVYDQPGGHCAIVDSVLDYDAKSGRTSTRSASRLIEFVQGHSLTVEWILETHAHADHLSAAHYLRKKLGGRIAIGAGITQVQDVFKGIFHLEPEFRPDGSQFDQLLHDGEAFRIGQLNAHALAVPGHTPACMAYQVEDTVFVGDTLFMPDVGTARCDFPGGNAHTLYQSVRRLLSLPPDTRLFMCHDYPPAGRAPAWECTVQDQRAHNIHVHDGVSEDAFVALRQRRDATLDMPVLILPSVQVNIRAGELPPAEANGVSYLKIPLNAL; via the coding sequence GTGACGAAACCTCAGATTGAAGCCTTCTTCGACGAAGCCACCTGGACCGTGAGCTACGTGGTGTACGACCAGCCCGGCGGGCACTGCGCCATCGTCGACTCGGTGCTGGACTACGACGCCAAGTCAGGCCGAACCAGCACGCGATCGGCCAGCCGACTGATCGAGTTCGTGCAGGGCCACAGCCTCACCGTCGAGTGGATTCTGGAAACCCATGCCCACGCGGACCACCTGTCGGCGGCGCACTACCTGCGCAAAAAACTGGGCGGCCGCATTGCCATTGGTGCCGGCATCACCCAGGTGCAGGATGTGTTCAAGGGCATCTTTCACCTGGAGCCCGAGTTCCGTCCTGACGGCAGCCAGTTTGACCAGCTGTTGCATGACGGCGAGGCCTTCCGCATCGGCCAGCTGAACGCACATGCCCTCGCAGTACCTGGCCACACCCCGGCCTGCATGGCTTATCAGGTGGAAGACACCGTGTTTGTGGGCGACACGCTTTTCATGCCCGACGTGGGCACGGCGCGCTGCGATTTCCCCGGCGGCAACGCCCACACGCTGTACCAGTCGGTGCGCCGGCTGCTGAGCCTGCCGCCTGACACGCGCCTTTTCATGTGCCACGACTACCCTCCCGCAGGCCGCGCGCCCGCGTGGGAGTGCACCGTGCAAGACCAGCGCGCGCACAACATCCACGTGCATGACGGCGTCAGCGAGGACGCTTTTGTAGCGCTGCGCCAGCGCCGGGACGCAACGCTTGACATGCCCGTGCTGATCCTCCCCTCGGTGCAGGTCAACATCCGCGCTGGCGAGCTGCCCCCCGCAGAAGCCAATGGCGTGAGCTATCTCAAGATCCCGCTCAACGCGCTGTGA